From one Amphiura filiformis chromosome 13, Afil_fr2py, whole genome shotgun sequence genomic stretch:
- the LOC140167577 gene encoding uncharacterized protein: MQTLSTLSPIELKVGDSIIKPSDTVRNLGIILDSRLSMTPHINSMISSISFQLRNIRRIKRFLDHDTLHAIVRALVLSHFDYGNALLYRAKSKDLDRLQSPQHKAVKLIFSAARRDSPSPLMHKLHWLPLRERINFKVCLYIFKCLEGSAPQYLIDLVTLKQPHSGLVTRSSMDKTQITSHVGRIQIADRAFQAAAPALWNCLPRNIMEARSITSFTKLFKSHFYAY; this comes from the coding sequence ATGCAAACACTCAGTACTCTTAGCCCAATTGAACTTAAAGTTGGTGATAGTATCATAAAACCATCTGATACTGTCCGAAACTTAGGCATCATATTGGACTCTCGTCTCTCAATGACTCCGCATATTAACAGCATGATATCATCCATCAGTTTTCAACTTCGCAATATACGCCGCATTAAACGTTTTCTTGACCATGACACACTCCATGCCATTGTCAGAGCTCTTGTTCTATCGCATTTTGATTATGGTAATGCCCTCTTATATCGAGCCAAATCTAAAGATCTTGATCGGCTGCAGTCACCCCAACACAAGGCTGTCAAGTTGATTTTCTCTGCCGCAAGACGCGATAGTCCATCTCCACTTATGCATAAATTGCATTGGTTGCCCTTAAGAGAACGCATCAACTTCAAAGTTTGCCTCTACATCTTCAAATGCCTGGAAGGATCCGCACCTCAATACCTCATTGATTTAGTCACGCTAAAACAACCACATTCTGGACTAGTCACAAGATCATCAATGGACAAAACTCAAATCACTTCTCATGTGGGCAGAATTCAAATTGCCGACAGAGCATTCCAAGCTGCTGCACCGGCACTGTGGAACTGCCTCCCACGTAACATCATGGAGGCACGCTCAATTACAAGCTTCACGAAACTTTTCAAATCTCACTTTTATGCTTATTAA